The genomic DNA TAGATTTAAAAAGATTATTAAGTTGTTTGGGAGCATATCTTGTTGTTATACTACCAATGTTATATTCTATTTATTTAATCTATAAAAATGGAAATAAACAGTTAAGTTATATTATATTATCTCTATTAGTATTAGGATTTGGATCAGTTATTATTTCAGGTTTCACACCTTCATTAACTAGTGATGGTAGAATATTTTTATATTATGGATTTATAATGCTGATTTTGGATTATATATTAATTGACAATATAAAAAATAAAATTAATTTTTGATATAAGTTGATATATCAAAAAATTTTTTTAATATAATGGAAGATGTTTTACAGGTATGGTTGATTTATTCATGTCTGCATTATTGATTTCAGCTAACCATTCATTTTTACAATCACAATCATATTCTATAGGTTCTTGTGTTAAATTATTAGATATAATCATATGTTTCAAGTCTTTGTTACATTTTTTACAGTTATATGGGCCACGTCTTGAACCAAATCCAGAAGTATCAAGTAATGCAGGAATATTTAATTCATGACGTACTGTATTTATAATTTCAATACAACTCCAAATCCAAGGTGGTTGATAAGCTCCTTTACGCCACATTCTTTCAATTAAAGTTCCACCATGTATTGTCGCTGGACAAAAAGATAATCTGTCTACATTATTTTCAGCACAATATCTTGCAGTTTCTATAGCTTCATCAATTGCTTCTTTTTCATTTAACAAAATAGGTTTTACAAAAATATATGCTTTTGATTTAAGATTATAACCTTTTTCATTATTTAATTTTTGAATTGTTAAAACAGCTTCATTAAAATCTTTTAAACTAAATCCTTTATTAATTTTTTTAAGTCTAGTGTAATCATTTGAAGTTTCAAGACCTATACTAATTTCAAATAAAGTATCTCCAATAATATCCATTATTTCATCAATATATTCCTCTTTAACATATTCTGCTCTAGATTCCACTACAATTTCTGTAACATTACCTAAATTCATTAAAATATTTAATATTTCATCACGAGCATCTTTTGGAAGTTCACGAGGATTTAAAAAACTACCTGAAGCAAATAATTTAACAGTTATCTTGTTTTCTTCATTAATCGGAAAACGACTTAAATGTTGTTTAAAAATATTAACAATAGTTTCACTGTCAATAGGTTCTAATGTACAATCTGAAACATAACTGCACATTGTACATCCACCACTGTCTCCAAGAGCCCAAGAACATCCAGGTGTAGGTAAAATAATAAATAAAGTTTTTGCAACTCCATCATAAGTTAAATCATCATTGTACCAACTAGCAGCTACCTGGTTAGGTGTTTTTGGGTCTTTTCTTTCAAAAGCCCTAGCTCTAATTTCTTTAGTTAAATTTTCAATCTCCATTATATATACCTTATAATAAAATTAATATTAATATTTAAGGTGTTGATATAATTAAAAACTTTTCCAATAATAATGATTTGATTTTGAAAAAATATGGATTTAAAAATAAAAAAGTAAATTCAATATTTAATAAAATAAAAGGAAAAAGAAATTTCAATCTTTTTTTGGAAGATTATACTATAAATCCATATATAGGTTGTTCTTTTAATTGTGTTTATTGTTATATTAATGGAAGTAAATATGCAAAAGAAACAAATAATTATTATGTAAAGTCAAATGCTTCTGATCTGGTTTATAAAAAATTAAAAAAATTGGCTAAAAATCAAGAACGAGCATTTTTAAATTTAGGTTCAGCATCTGATTCATATATGGAAATAGAAAAAGAATTAGAATTAACCAGGGATATTTTAAAAATATTTCTAAGATTTAAATATCCGGTTCATATTATAACAAAATCCGATTTGATTTTAAGGGATATTGATATTCTAAGAAAGATTAATGAAATAGCTATTTTACCTGAGGACATAAAAAATTTGAAATCTAAAGTATGTATAACATTTTCATTTTCAACAATTGATGATGAACTAGCTAGTCTAATTGAACCAAATGCACCATTACCTTCACAAAGATTAAATGCAATGAATAAATTAGCTAGTGAAGGTTTCCATGTGGGGGTGGCGTTAATGCCAATTTTACCTTATTTAAATGATGATATTGAAAATCTTGACAATGCAGTTAAACTTTTTAAGAAAAATAATGCCAGCTATTTGATTCTTGGTGCTTTGTCACTTTTTGGAAATAATGATAATTCTTCTAAAATAAAATATTTTAATTTTATTGAAAATAATTTCCCTGAGATTTTAGTTAATGTAAAAAAATTGTTTTATAATAGAGAATATCCTTCACAAAAATATCAAAATGATATTTATAGAAAAATAGTAAATATTTGCAAAAAACAGGATGTTAAAACAACAATGATTTAAAAATAAAAAAGAAAAAAAGAAATTAGGAGTTTAGAAACTTGCGATTACTTCTCCTAATAATCTGATAGATTCTTCTACATTTTTTCCGATTGGAGAACCAGCTACATATTGGGTTACACCCATTTCAGCTAATCCTTCTACTTTAGGTATGAATTCATCAGGAGTACCTGCTACGGAGAAAGCATTGAGTAAATCATCATCGATTAATCCAATAGCTCCACCAAAGTCACCTTTACCTAAGCAAGCACCGATTTTTTCGTTAATACCTTCAGGTAATCCGTGTCTTTCGATAACCATAGGTGGTGAACCAGCTGCAATAAATGCAACAACAATTTTTGCTGCGTTTTTAGCTTTTTCAGAGTCAGTTCCAATAGAGGTTGCGGTGTATGCACCTACATCGAAGTTGGAAACATCTTTACCAGCATTTTCAATTCCTTTTTTAATAAGAGGTAATGCTGCTTCATAATCTTTAGGGTTGGATGCATTAATTAAAACACCATCTGCGATTTCTCCAGCGGTTTCTAACATTTTAGGTCCTTGAGCACCCATGTAAATTGGAAGGTGTTCTTGAACAGTTTTTACTCCACCTAATGCTGCTCCAGTTTCAGTTTTTTCACCAGCAAGTAAAGTGTTAATATCAGCAATAGCGGATCTTATTGTAGATACAGGTTTTTCCCATGGGATTCCTAATGCGTCAAATGTTGCTTTATCACCAGGTCCAATACCAAAAGTAGCTCTTCCATCGGAGAGTTCATCGATAGTAGCAATTGCAGAAGCAGAGATAGCAGGGCTTCTTACATATGGGTTGGTTACACCAGGACCTAATTTAATGGTTTCGGTTTCTTTAGCAATTAAAGCTAAGGTTTCATATACATTTTTGTTGTTGTAGTGGTCTGTGATCCATGCATATTCAAAACCAACTTCTTCAGCTAATTTTACACGTTTTACTATTTTATCTAAGTCTTCATTTGGTACGAATTCTATACCGAACTTCATTTTATCACCATACTAAATTTTATTAAAGAATATATAAAGCACTTATTATTTGACTTAGATAG from uncultured Methanobrevibacter sp. includes the following:
- a CDS encoding archaeosine biosynthesis radical SAM protein RaSEA, producing the protein MEIENLTKEIRARAFERKDPKTPNQVAASWYNDDLTYDGVAKTLFIILPTPGCSWALGDSGGCTMCSYVSDCTLEPIDSETIVNIFKQHLSRFPINEENKITVKLFASGSFLNPRELPKDARDEILNILMNLGNVTEIVVESRAEYVKEEYIDEIMDIIGDTLFEISIGLETSNDYTRLKKINKGFSLKDFNEAVLTIQKLNNEKGYNLKSKAYIFVKPILLNEKEAIDEAIETARYCAENNVDRLSFCPATIHGGTLIERMWRKGAYQPPWIWSCIEIINTVRHELNIPALLDTSGFGSRRGPYNCKKCNKDLKHMIISNNLTQEPIEYDCDCKNEWLAEINNADMNKSTIPVKHLPLY
- a CDS encoding radical SAM protein translates to MGCSFNCVYCYINGSKYAKETNNYYVKSNASDLVYKKLKKLAKNQERAFLNLGSASDSYMEIEKELELTRDILKIFLRFKYPVHIITKSDLILRDIDILRKINEIAILPEDIKNLKSKVCITFSFSTIDDELASLIEPNAPLPSQRLNAMNKLASEGFHVGVALMPILPYLNDDIENLDNAVKLFKKNNASYLILGALSLFGNNDNSSKIKYFNFIENNFPEILVNVKKLFYNREYPSQKYQNDIYRKIVNICKKQDVKTTMI
- the mer gene encoding 5,10-methylenetetrahydromethanopterin reductase — its product is MKFGIEFVPNEDLDKIVKRVKLAEEVGFEYAWITDHYNNKNVYETLALIAKETETIKLGPGVTNPYVRSPAISASAIATIDELSDGRATFGIGPGDKATFDALGIPWEKPVSTIRSAIADINTLLAGEKTETGAALGGVKTVQEHLPIYMGAQGPKMLETAGEIADGVLINASNPKDYEAALPLIKKGIENAGKDVSNFDVGAYTATSIGTDSEKAKNAAKIVVAFIAAGSPPMVIERHGLPEGINEKIGACLGKGDFGGAIGLIDDDLLNAFSVAGTPDEFIPKVEGLAEMGVTQYVAGSPIGKNVEESIRLLGEVIASF